A single window of Drosophila suzukii chromosome 3, CBGP_Dsuzu_IsoJpt1.0, whole genome shotgun sequence DNA harbors:
- the smash gene encoding uncharacterized protein smash isoform X3, giving the protein MDKAQHSQEEEKEQPAEEQQEEQLGDQPDEGEQEQETNEQGESHTEGGEMPNKTDEQKQGEREPIYENVSSTISMHEVDNEQIATMTITTQTQATRRSHRRSIPNKQPSNNNENNQSPNQTNSSSNENENSTAATSAAIPVPPATSGDVEPYYQVPKATEPYYDAPKHLRPVPVYENIEIFYSGLEISQGSAGTPLGPMEPPKEKPPPPPTESPPPIPVDEGHDDELDGLGSSLGHNTDTWSSDNTYETISNGTRRHLQGQLEPAQPSPPIKRMNSTKRIKKELRNKRSSFLGIETDGDLDDMETYLELTVAPPPDMAQLLQEERRLEKQLYIKAGLCDSSDTGESRDSGVSENHSRQSSEHYTNSSEENDTQSDATPPPLPPPPSTAQLGEVIYQNEGLLAAQTPLLQTVKGNSAESWTESATAAAAATQSLSEATATANAKMQSIEDKIREQGEVLRVERELLHFSQEELKRQRENLLLRENLARRELQHGAKMLMSNNRRSLQDLHHGLGIGNGMLSAFQPPQHHQAPMPPPHPQQIYANVPQQQQQAALYAYHQMDTDYRKSMSDLNEFSNRLMLPPTPPTKPLRAMQLNANGHGLEPDYAVSSRQRQPPVPYGGSLVKIAGAPMPPRISGQGYPVQASAAAAYHHQSAQNLSNMSRNTLLALSATPKPKYTDGWVQVQQRKSYDSHQANDPAWLSAQQQKRKSMPDYGGALYNNNHWLLQEAEQRRIEQLNRRSMPASKSKGKPLPDSIIQTLTERVQSKGIGDRKRFDGNGNYSQVNGNTNGYQQQQQKSNTTNGSNINGGSSQEKVLSVSGKKKCSHCGDELGRGAAMIIESLLLFYHINCFKCCVCHVQLGDGLNGTDVRVRNHKLHCQNCYSSDDGIKFSCV; this is encoded by the exons ATGGACAAGGCACAACATTCAcaggaggaggagaaggagcagccggcggaggagcagcaggaggAGCAGTTGGGGGATCAGCCGGACGAGggggagcaggagcaggagacCAATGAGCAGGGGGAATCACACACCGAGGGTGGGGAAATGCCAAATAAAACCGATGAGCAGAAGCAGGGGGAACGAGAGCCCATCTATGAGAATGTCAGCTCGACTATATCTATGCACGAAGTAGATAATGAACAGATAGCAACGATGACGATAACCACACAGACACAAGCGACGCGGAGGAGTCACAGGAGAAGCATTCCAAATAAGCAACCCAGCAACAATAACGAGAATAATCAAAGCCCTAATCaaaccaacagcagcagcaatgaAAACGAAAACAGCACAGCAGCAACCTCAGCAGCAATCCCCGTGCCACCAGCAACGTCTGGAGATGTGGAGCCGTACTACCAAGTGCCGAAGGCCACGGAGCCCTACTACGACGCCCCGAAGCATTTAAGACCCGTGCCCGTCTACGAAAACATCGAGATCTTCTACTCGGGCCTGGAGATCAGTCAGGGATCAGCGGGAACGCCTCTGGGACCGATGGAGCCTCCCAAGGAGAAGCCTCCACCACCGCCCACCGAGAGTCCGCCGCCGATTCCGGTGGACGAGGGCCACGACGACGAGCTGGATGGGTTGGGCAGCAGCCTGGGGCACAACACCGACACCTGGTCATCGGACAACACCTACGAGACCATATCGAACGGCACTCGCCGGCACCTCCAGGGACAACTGGAGCCCGCCCAGCCGTCGCCGCCCATCAAGCGGATGAACTCCACCAAGCGGATCAAGAAGGAGCTGCGCAACAAGCGCTCCAGCTTCCTGGGCATCGAAACCGACGGGGATCTCGACGACATGGAGACCTACCTGGAGCTCACCGTGGCCCCGCCGCCGGACATGGCGCAACTCCTGCAGGAGGAGAGGCGGCTGGAGAAACAGCTGTACATCAAGGCGGGACTCTGCGACAGTTCCGACACAG GTGAAAGCCGAGACTCCGGAGTCTCCGAGAACCATTCTCGTCAGAGCAGCGAGCACTACACAAACTCCTCTGAGGAGAACGACACGCAGTCGGATGCCACGCCCCCGCCGCTGCCCCCGCCCCCGTCGACCGCCCAGCTGGGCGAAGTCATCTACCAGAACGAGGGCCTCCTGGCTGCCCAGACGCCGCTTCTCCAGACAGTCAAGGGCAACTCGGCCGAGTCCTGGACGGAGTCGGCGacggcggcagcggcggccACCCAGTCGCTGAGCGAGGCCACAGCTACGGCCAACGCCAAGATGCAGTCCATCGAGGACAAGATCCGGGAGCAGGGCGAGGTGTTGCGGGTGGAGCGGGAGCTGCTCCACTTTTCG CAGGAGGAACTGAAGCGCCAGCGTGAGAATCTTCTGCTCCGTGAGAATCTAGCCCGCCGGGAACTGCAGCACGGAGCGAAGATGCTGATGTCAAACAACCGGCGCTCCCTGCAGGACCTGCACCACGGCCTGGGCATCGGCAACGGAATGCTGAGTGCCTTCCAACCGCCGCAGCACCACCAGGCGCCAATGCCCCCACCGCATCCGCAGCAGATCTACGCCAATgtgccgcagcagcagcaacaagcGGCGCTGTACGCGTACCACCAGATGGACACGGACTACCGCAAGTCCATGTCGGACCTGAACGAGTTTTCCAATCGCCTGATGCTGCCGCCAACGCCGCCGACGAAGCCCCTGAGGGCGATGCAACTGAACGCCAATGGCCATGGCCTGGAGCCGGACTACGCGGTTAGCTCGAGGCAGCGCCAGCCGCCTGTTCCGTACGGCGGATCTCTGGTGAAGATCGCTGGGGCACCGATGCCGCCTCGGATCTCTGGCCAAGGTTATCCCGTGCAAGCGTCAGCAGCGGCCGCCTACCACCACCAGTCGGCCCAGAACCTGAGCAATATGTCCCGGAACACATTGCTCGCCCTGAGTGCCACCCCCAAACCCAAGTACACGGACGGATGGGTGCAGGTGCAGCAGCGGAAGAGCTACGACAGTCACCAGGCTAACGATCCGGCCTGGCTGTCCGCCCAGCAGCAGAAGCGCAAGTCCATGCCGGACTACGGTGGAGCCCtctacaacaacaaccactGGCTGCTCCAGGAGGCGGAGCAGCGACGCATCGAGCAACTCAACCGGCGATCGATGCCGGCCAGTAAGTCGAAGGGAAAGCCGCTGCCCGACTCCATCATCCAAACGCTGACGGAACGGGTCCAGAGCAAGGGCATCGGCGATCGAAAGCG CTTCGATGGCAACGGCAACTACAGCCAGGTCAACGGCAACACCAATGGctaccagcagcaacagcagaaGTCCAACACCACGaacggcagcaacatcaacgGCGGCAGCAGCCAGGAGAAGGTGCTCAGCGTCAGCGGCAAGAAGAAGTGCTCCCACTGCGGCGACGAACTAG GTCGCGGCGCTGCCATGATCATCGAGTCGCTGTTGCTCTTCTACCACATCAACTGCTTCAAGTGCTGCGTCTGCCACGTCCAGCTGGGAGATGGCCTCAATGGAACAGATGTCCGGGTGCGGAATCACAAGCTGCACTGCCAGAACTGCTACTCCAGCGATGATGGCATCAAGTTCAGCTGCGTCTAG